The following coding sequences lie in one Lolium perenne isolate Kyuss_39 chromosome 2, Kyuss_2.0, whole genome shotgun sequence genomic window:
- the LOC127336447 gene encoding beta-carotene hydroxylase 2, chloroplastic, protein MAAGLSGAPMTGFAAVKNPLLAARCRTLPPRPLPFSPFTRTPRRRGLETVTCFVPQVGQAPAPEPATVPVPVPMPSPSLEEEAALAASRRVAERKARKQSERRTYLVAAIMSSLGVTSMAIASVYYRFAWQMEGGEVPMTEMLGTFALSVGAAVGMEFWAQWAHKALWHSSLWHMHESHHRPRDGPFELNDVFAIINAVPAIALLAFGFFHRGFVPGLCFGAGLGITLFGMAYMFVHDGLVHRRFPVGPIANVPYFRRVAAAHKIHHMDKFEGVPYGLFLGPKELEDVGGLDELEQELARINRTRSI, encoded by the exons ATGGCCGCTGGTCTCTCGGGCGCCCCCATGACCGGCTTCGCCGCCGTCAAGAACCCGCTCCTCGCCGCGCGCTGCCGGACGCTGCCTCCCCGCCCGCTCCCGTTCTCGCCCTTCACGCGGACGCCGCGCAGGCGCGGGCTCGAGACCGTCACGTGCTTCGTGCCGCAGGTAGGGCAGGCGCCCGCTCCGGAGCCGGCGACGGTACCGGTGCCCGTGCCGATGCCGTCGccttcgctggaggaggaggcggcgctcgcggcgtcGCGCCGCGTGGCGGAGAGGAAGGCGCGGAAGCAGTCGGAGCGGCGGACGTACCTGGTGGCCGCCATCATGTCCAGCCTCGGCGTCACCTCCATGGCCATAGCCTCCGTGTACTATCGTTTCGCCTGGCAAATGGAG GGCGGCGAGGTGCCGATGACCGAGATGCTGGGCACGTTCGCGCTCTCCGTCGGAGCAGCG GTCGGGATGGAGTTCTGGGCGCAGTGGGCGCACAAGGCGCTGTGGCACTCGTCGCTGTGGCACATGCACGAGTCGCACCACCGGCCGCGCGACGGGCCCTTCGAGCTCAACGACGTCTTCGCCATCATCAACGCCGTGCCGGCCATAGCCCTCCTCGCCTTCGGCTTCTTCCACCGCGGCTTCGTCCCAGGACTCTGCTTCGGCGCG GGCCTCGGGATTACGCTTTTCGGCATGGCGTACATGTTCGTCCACGACGGCCTGGTCCACCGCCGGTTCCCCGTCGGCCCCATCGCCAATGTGCCCTACTTCCGGCGAGTGGCTGCGGCTCACAAG ATACACCACATGGACAAGTTCGAGGGCGTACCGTATGGGCTCTTCCTGGGACCCAAG GAGCTGGAGGACGTTGGTGGCCTAGACGAGCTGGAGCAGGAGCTCGCCAGAATCAACCGGACTCGGAGTATTTGA